The following proteins are encoded in a genomic region of Mycolicibacterium confluentis:
- the argF gene encoding ornithine carbamoyltransferase: MTGTLVKTGVRHFLRDDDLTPDEQAEVLKLAADLKAAPFSRRPLEGPRGVAVIFEKNSTRTRFSFEMGIAQLGGHAIVVDGRSTQLGREETLEDTGQVLSRYVDAIVWRTFAQERLTAMASGSTVPIVNALSDEFHPCQVLADLQTLAERRGRLAGLKMTYLGDGANNMAHSLMLGGVTAGLHVTIAAPVGFDPDPQFVDAAQRRASETGGSVALTTDARAGADGADVLVTDTWTSMGQENDGLDRVRPFRPFQINDTLLGYADPEAIVLHCLPAHRGHEITDDVIDGPQSAVWDEAENRLHAQKALLVWLLEHSQ; encoded by the coding sequence ATGACGGGAACTCTTGTGAAGACCGGTGTTCGGCACTTCCTGCGGGACGACGACCTGACGCCCGACGAGCAGGCCGAAGTCCTCAAGCTGGCCGCCGATCTCAAGGCCGCGCCGTTCAGCCGTCGCCCACTGGAGGGGCCGCGCGGGGTTGCGGTGATCTTCGAGAAGAACTCCACGCGCACCCGGTTCTCGTTCGAGATGGGCATCGCGCAGCTGGGTGGGCACGCGATCGTTGTCGACGGACGCAGCACCCAGCTGGGTCGCGAGGAGACGCTCGAGGACACCGGCCAGGTGCTGTCGCGCTACGTCGACGCCATCGTATGGCGCACCTTCGCGCAGGAACGCCTGACCGCGATGGCCTCGGGATCGACCGTGCCGATCGTCAACGCGCTGTCCGACGAGTTCCACCCGTGCCAGGTGCTGGCCGATCTGCAGACCCTGGCCGAGCGCCGCGGCAGGCTCGCGGGCCTGAAGATGACCTACCTCGGTGATGGCGCCAACAACATGGCCCACTCGCTGATGCTCGGCGGGGTCACCGCGGGACTGCACGTCACGATCGCCGCACCCGTCGGCTTCGACCCGGACCCGCAGTTCGTCGACGCGGCGCAGCGACGCGCCTCGGAGACCGGGGGATCGGTGGCGCTGACCACCGACGCGCGCGCGGGCGCCGACGGGGCCGATGTGCTGGTCACCGACACCTGGACCTCGATGGGCCAGGAGAACGACGGCCTGGACCGCGTGCGGCCTTTCCGCCCGTTCCAGATCAACGACACGCTGCTCGGCTACGCCGACCCGGAGGCCATCGTGCTGCACTGCCTCCCGGCGCACCGCGGGCATGAGATCACCGACGACGTGATCGACGGTCCGCAGAGCGCGGTGTGGGACGAGGCCGAGAACCGACTGCACGCCCAGAAGGCGCTCCTGGTGTGGCTCCTGGAGCACTCACAATGA
- the argB gene encoding acetylglutamate kinase encodes MSASTQTKAQVLAAALPWLKQLHGKIVVVKYGGNAMTDDTLKAAFAADMVFLRNCGIHPVVVHGGGPQISAMLKRLGIEGDFKGGFRVTTPEVLDVARMVLFGQVGRELVNLINAHGPYAVGITGEDAHLFTAVRRSVMVDGVSTDIGLVGDVDKVETGAVLDLIAAGRIPVISTIAPDADGVVHNINADTAAAAVAEALGAEKLLMLTDVEGLYTDWPNRDSLVTEIDTAALTQLLPKLETGMVPKIEACLRAVTGGVPSAHVIDGRVEHCVLVELFTDEGTGTKVVAEGAQS; translated from the coding sequence ATGAGCGCCTCCACCCAGACCAAGGCGCAGGTGCTGGCCGCGGCGCTGCCGTGGCTCAAGCAGTTGCACGGCAAGATCGTCGTGGTCAAGTACGGCGGCAACGCCATGACCGACGACACCCTGAAGGCCGCGTTCGCCGCCGACATGGTGTTCCTGCGCAACTGCGGCATCCACCCCGTCGTCGTGCACGGCGGCGGCCCCCAGATCAGCGCGATGCTCAAGAGACTGGGCATCGAAGGCGATTTCAAGGGCGGCTTCCGGGTCACCACCCCCGAGGTGCTCGACGTCGCCCGCATGGTCCTGTTCGGTCAGGTTGGGCGCGAACTGGTGAACCTGATCAACGCTCACGGCCCGTACGCGGTCGGCATCACCGGTGAGGACGCCCACCTGTTCACCGCCGTGCGGCGCAGCGTCATGGTCGACGGCGTGTCCACCGACATCGGCCTGGTGGGTGACGTCGACAAGGTCGAGACCGGCGCGGTCCTGGATCTCATTGCCGCGGGCCGGATCCCGGTGATCTCCACGATCGCCCCCGACGCCGACGGCGTGGTGCACAACATCAACGCCGACACCGCTGCCGCTGCTGTGGCGGAGGCGCTGGGCGCCGAGAAGCTGCTGATGCTCACCGACGTCGAAGGCCTCTACACCGACTGGCCCAACCGGGATTCGCTGGTCACCGAGATCGACACCGCCGCGCTGACGCAACTGCTGCCGAAACTCGAGACCGGGATGGTGCCCAAGATCGAGGCGTGCCTGCGGGCCGTCACCGGCGGCGTGCCGAGTGCACATGTCATCGACGGTCGGGTCGAGCACTGCGTGCTCGTGGAGCTGTTCACCGATGAGGGAACGGGTACCAAAGTGGTCGCCGAGGGGGCACAGTCATGA
- a CDS encoding acetylornithine transaminase — MTENKTLQQRWSAVMMDNYGTPPLALASGDGAVVTDPDGKTYLDLLGGIAVNLLGHRHPAVIEAVTSQLNTLGHTSNLYATEPGIALAEALVGHLDGEQQARVFFCNSGTEANEVAFKITRLTGRTDLVAAQGGFHGRTMGSLALTGQPSKRQPFEPLPGNVTHVPYGDAAALAAAVTDTTAAVFLEPIMGEGGVVVPPAGYLAAAREITAKHGALLVLDEVQTGIGRTGAFFAHQHDGITPDVITLAKGLGGGLPIGACIGIGAAADLMTPGLHGSTFGGNPVCTAAALAVLRTLAADDLITRTDVLGKTLSHGIESLNHPLVSHVRGRGLLLGVVLTDAKAKAVETAAREAGFLVNAAAPDVVRLAPPLIISDNQIDQFVGALPGVLDSAVEAS; from the coding sequence ATGACGGAAAACAAGACGCTGCAACAACGTTGGTCGGCCGTGATGATGGACAACTACGGCACCCCGCCGCTGGCGCTGGCCAGCGGTGACGGTGCGGTCGTCACCGACCCGGACGGCAAGACCTACCTGGACCTGCTCGGCGGCATCGCGGTCAACCTGCTCGGCCACCGGCACCCCGCCGTGATCGAGGCCGTCACCAGCCAACTGAACACGCTGGGGCACACGTCCAACCTGTACGCCACGGAACCCGGCATCGCGCTGGCCGAGGCCCTGGTCGGCCACCTTGATGGCGAGCAGCAGGCGCGGGTGTTCTTCTGCAACTCCGGCACCGAGGCCAACGAGGTCGCCTTCAAGATCACCCGGTTGACCGGCCGCACCGACCTCGTGGCCGCCCAGGGCGGATTCCACGGCCGCACCATGGGCTCGCTCGCGCTCACCGGTCAGCCCAGCAAGAGGCAACCGTTCGAACCGCTGCCCGGCAACGTCACCCATGTGCCCTACGGCGATGCCGCCGCCCTGGCCGCCGCGGTCACCGACACGACGGCCGCGGTGTTCCTCGAACCGATCATGGGGGAGGGCGGCGTCGTCGTCCCACCCGCGGGCTACCTCGCGGCGGCCCGAGAGATCACGGCCAAGCACGGTGCCCTGCTGGTGCTGGACGAGGTGCAGACCGGAATCGGGCGCACCGGCGCGTTTTTCGCGCATCAGCATGACGGCATCACGCCCGACGTCATCACCCTGGCCAAGGGCCTGGGCGGCGGCCTGCCGATCGGTGCCTGCATCGGCATCGGCGCGGCGGCCGACCTGATGACCCCCGGGCTGCACGGCAGCACCTTCGGCGGCAACCCGGTGTGCACGGCGGCCGCGCTGGCAGTGCTGCGCACCCTGGCCGCCGACGACCTCATCACGCGGACCGACGTGCTGGGCAAGACGTTGAGCCACGGCATCGAGTCGTTGAATCATCCACTGGTGAGCCATGTTCGGGGCCGCGGCCTGCTGCTCGGCGTGGTACTGACCGACGCCAAGGCCAAGGCTGTGGAGACCGCGGCCCGCGAGGCCGGCTTCCTGGTCAACGCCGCGGCGCCCGACGTCGTGCGGCTGGCCCCGCCCCTGATCATCAGCGACAACCAGATCGACCAGTTCGTCGGCGCACTGCCCGGCGTGCTCGACAGCGCAGTGGAGGCGTCATGA
- a CDS encoding arginine repressor — protein MTAGPKSAPEVAATRAGRQSRIVALLSAQAVRSQGELAALLAAEGIEVTQATLSRDLEELGAVKLRGADGGSGAYVVPEDGSPVRGVSGGTERVVRLLNDLLVSTDSSGNLAVLRTPPGAAHYLASAIDRASLPYVVGTVAGDDTILVVAREPMTGAELADTFENLQ, from the coding sequence ATGACAGCCGGCCCCAAGTCCGCACCCGAGGTGGCCGCCACCCGGGCGGGGCGGCAGTCGCGGATCGTCGCGCTGCTGTCCGCACAGGCGGTGCGCAGCCAGGGCGAACTGGCCGCGCTGCTGGCCGCCGAAGGCATCGAGGTCACCCAGGCGACGCTGTCGCGTGACCTCGAGGAACTCGGCGCGGTGAAACTCCGCGGCGCCGACGGCGGCAGCGGCGCCTACGTCGTCCCCGAGGACGGCAGCCCCGTGCGTGGCGTGTCCGGCGGCACCGAACGCGTCGTTCGGCTGCTCAACGACCTGCTGGTGTCCACGGACTCCAGCGGCAACCTGGCGGTGCTGCGCACACCGCCGGGTGCTGCGCACTATCTGGCCAGCGCAATCGATCGTGCGTCGTTGCCGTACGTTGTGGGCACGGTGGCCGGAGACGACACGATCCTGGTGGTCGCGCGAGAGCCCATGACTGGTGCCGAGCTCGCCGACACCTTCGAGAACCTGCAGTAG
- the argJ gene encoding bifunctional glutamate N-acetyltransferase/amino-acid acetyltransferase ArgJ, whose product MTELSSTSADETRLVRTQGVTAPAGFRAAGVAAGIKKSGALDLALVLNEGPDHVAAGVFTRNQVKAAPVLWSQQVLTTGRLRAVILNSGGANACTGPGGFQDTHATAEALAEALSHWGTETGAVEVAVCSTGLIGDRLPMDRLRAGVTEIVHEMAGGLSGGDEAARAIMTTDTTPKQTALHHRDKWTVGGMAKGAGMLAPSLATMLVVLTTDAVADAEALNLALRSAAAKTFDRLDIDGSCSTNDTVLLLSSGASGVRPSQDELDAAVRQVCDDLCAQMQADAEGVTKRVLITVAGAHSEDDAVTAARVIARDSLVKTALFGSDPNWGRVLAAVGMVPFPIEHNRITVSFNGSPVCIDGAGAPGARDVDLSGPDIAVEVDLGLGEASATIRTTDLSHAYVEENSAYSS is encoded by the coding sequence GTGACCGAACTGTCCAGCACATCGGCCGATGAGACCCGGTTGGTGCGGACCCAGGGCGTGACCGCGCCCGCGGGTTTCCGTGCGGCCGGAGTGGCCGCCGGGATCAAGAAGTCCGGAGCCCTGGACCTCGCTCTGGTGCTCAACGAGGGGCCCGATCACGTCGCGGCCGGCGTGTTCACCCGCAATCAGGTGAAAGCCGCCCCGGTGCTGTGGAGCCAGCAGGTGCTCACCACCGGACGCCTTCGCGCGGTGATCCTGAACTCCGGCGGCGCCAACGCGTGCACCGGCCCGGGTGGCTTCCAGGACACCCACGCCACCGCCGAGGCGCTGGCCGAGGCCCTGTCGCACTGGGGCACCGAGACCGGTGCGGTCGAGGTCGCCGTCTGCTCGACGGGCCTGATCGGGGATCGGCTGCCGATGGACAGGCTGCGTGCCGGTGTGACCGAGATCGTGCACGAGATGGCCGGTGGCCTGTCCGGTGGCGACGAGGCCGCGCGGGCCATCATGACCACCGACACCACGCCCAAACAGACTGCGCTGCACCACAGGGACAAGTGGACAGTCGGCGGCATGGCCAAGGGGGCGGGCATGCTCGCACCGTCGTTGGCCACCATGTTGGTGGTGCTCACCACCGACGCCGTCGCCGACGCCGAGGCACTCAACCTCGCACTGCGCTCGGCCGCTGCCAAGACCTTCGACCGCCTCGACATCGACGGCAGCTGCTCCACCAACGACACCGTGCTGCTGCTGTCCTCGGGTGCCAGCGGTGTCCGGCCCAGCCAGGACGAACTCGACGCGGCGGTGCGGCAGGTCTGTGATGACCTGTGCGCGCAGATGCAGGCCGACGCCGAGGGCGTGACCAAGCGGGTCCTGATCACCGTCGCGGGAGCGCACAGCGAGGACGACGCCGTGACCGCGGCCCGCGTCATCGCGCGCGACAGCCTGGTCAAGACCGCGCTGTTCGGGTCCGACCCCAACTGGGGCCGTGTCCTGGCCGCCGTCGGCATGGTGCCGTTCCCGATCGAACACAACCGGATCACGGTGTCGTTCAACGGTTCCCCGGTGTGCATCGATGGTGCCGGCGCCCCGGGCGCGCGCGACGTCGACCTGTCCGGACCCGATATCGCGGTGGAGGTCGACCTCGGCCTCGGTGAGGCCAGCGCCACGATCCGCACCACCGACCTGTCCCACGCGTACGTCGAAGAGAACTCGGCGTACAGCTCATGA
- the argC gene encoding N-acetyl-gamma-glutamyl-phosphate reductase, with protein MVSVALAGASGYAGGEILRLLLGHPAYGDGRLQIGALTAAASAGTAIGEHHPHLLPLAQRVLDPTDIDTLRGHDVVFLALPHGHSAEIAEQLGPDTLVIDCGADFRLTDAAAWERFYGSPHAGSWPYGLPELPGGREALQGTKRVAVPGCYPTSALLALLPAVASGLVEPAVTVVAVSGTSGAGKSAKVDLLGAEIIGSARAYNIGGVHRHTPEIAQGLRRVTDRDVTVSFTPVLIPTSRGILATCTAPTTATVSQLREVYEKAYADEPFIHLLPEGQLPRTGSVLGSNAAQIAIAVDEDARTFVAVCAIDNLTKGTGGAAVQSMNLALGWPETEGLSTVGVAP; from the coding sequence ATGGTTTCGGTGGCGCTGGCGGGCGCAAGTGGATACGCGGGCGGCGAGATCCTTCGACTGCTGCTGGGGCATCCGGCATACGGCGACGGCCGCCTTCAGATCGGTGCGCTGACAGCCGCCGCGAGTGCGGGCACCGCCATCGGCGAGCATCACCCGCATCTGCTGCCGCTGGCCCAGCGTGTGCTGGACCCGACCGACATCGACACGCTGCGCGGGCATGACGTGGTGTTCCTGGCGCTGCCGCACGGGCACTCCGCCGAGATCGCCGAACAACTCGGCCCCGACACGCTCGTGATCGACTGTGGTGCCGACTTCCGGCTCACCGACGCCGCGGCCTGGGAGCGGTTCTACGGTTCCCCGCACGCCGGCAGTTGGCCCTACGGGCTGCCCGAACTGCCCGGCGGGCGTGAGGCGCTGCAGGGCACCAAGCGGGTCGCGGTGCCGGGCTGCTATCCCACCTCCGCTCTGCTCGCGCTGCTGCCCGCCGTCGCGTCCGGACTGGTCGAACCCGCCGTCACGGTCGTCGCGGTCAGCGGCACCTCGGGCGCGGGCAAGTCGGCCAAGGTCGACCTCCTTGGAGCCGAGATCATCGGTTCGGCGCGGGCCTACAACATCGGCGGCGTGCACCGGCACACCCCGGAGATCGCGCAGGGCCTGCGGCGCGTGACCGATCGCGATGTCACGGTGTCGTTCACACCCGTGCTGATCCCGACCTCGCGCGGCATCCTGGCCACCTGCACCGCGCCCACCACCGCGACCGTGTCGCAGCTGCGTGAGGTCTACGAGAAGGCCTATGCCGACGAGCCTTTCATTCATCTGCTGCCCGAGGGGCAGCTGCCGCGCACCGGATCGGTGCTCGGGAGCAACGCCGCCCAGATCGCGATCGCCGTCGACGAGGACGCCCGGACCTTCGTCGCGGTGTGCGCCATCGACAACCTGACCAAGGGCACCGGCGGCGCCGCCGTGCAGTCGATGAACCTTGCGTTGGGTTGGCCCGAGACCGAAGGACTGTCGACTGTGGGAGTGGCACCGTGA